TTCTTCCACTAACCTTTCTCCCATTTTTGGTAAGCCAATTAAAACCAAAGCGTCCCCTTTTTGGGATTTTGTTTGATTGACTCTCTCTTTTTTAATTCTTCCAATAACCGTAACCCCTATTGCAGTTTGTACCACAGGAATATTTTCTTCAGTAGAACCTGTCATTAATTGTTCACTGGATAATCCAGCTTTTTGCATTGCTTGTTTTACACCTGATAGAATGACTTCTCCATCTCCCTCTAATGCTACAGACAATGTATCTACAACGGATAGTATGTCACCACCTATAGCCATGTTCTCTGCTAATGCCACTGCTGTTGTAAAGTACCCTACATAAAATGGGTCTACTTTTACTTGATCCATTGTTTTATTGCCTACACCACCACAAGAATCGCAAGTAATGATTAAATAATCGTCTTGAGTGATAGGACTTAGAAATACATCACGAATTTTTTTCATATGACCCTCCAAAAAAACTTCCTTAATTTTTTCTTACAGATGGACTTTTAATAATGGAATGTAAAATCCCTGCAATAACTATATTCACGAAAGAAGCAATGGTTAATGGCACAAACATTGCTGTAAAGACTGCCATTCCAGCGTATTCATAACCCATTAAAGTCATTGTATAAGCACTGATGGCTAAAGCCACTGGTCCATTAAGTAAGGTTGCTATAATAATGGCTATGTATAGATTTAATTTGTTTGTTATATAACCAAATAGAAAGCAAGTAACTGCCATTACAATAGCCACGACTAAATGAATGGGTAATGTCATCGGGAACCCACTACTTAAAGACGTCAATAGATGCCCAAAAAATCCTACAATTCCACCTATTGTTGGTGAAATTAATATTGCTCCTAAGAAAGCTGGCATTGAATCGAAGGCTATGCTTCCTTGTATCTTTAGTTGAGCACCTATAAAAGATAATGCAATTAAAACACCTAGATATACCAATTGATTGGTTTTATTTTTACTCATTATTTTTCTCTCCTTTTGTATGATTATCATTTATTTTAAATAATTGTCCTTGTCCATTTTGATAAACCACTTGCATTAGCTGGCCATGTTTGATTTTATAGTCCCACCCTTGACCTTCTTTTAAATTTAACAAGTATTCAAGCATTTCTTTTATGACTCTACCATGACTAACTATAAGAACAGATGAATGGGTCATATTAGCCAATTCTTTTGCAAATGACACAACTCTTTTTCTAAAGTCTAAAAAATTTTCTCCATTTGGGATGGTATAGGTTTCATAATGATTTAAATAGTGTTCATAGACTTTGGGATGTTGTTTTTCAACTTCCCCTAATGTTAAATTTTCTAATATGCCAAACCCCATTTCTTCAAGGCGTTGATCACATTCTAAACTTACATCTTTTGTATAAGCAATGGCTTCTGCCAAATCTTTGGTTCGTTTTAAGGGACTGGCTATTATTTTTTCTATATTGATTTTTTCTAATTGGCCAAGGATTGTGTTAACTTGTTCTTCTCCTGTCATCGTATAGGGATAATGGGATTTGCCATAAATGATCTTATTAACATTTCCTTGGGTTTCAGGGTGTCTTACGATATATATGTCCATAATACGCCCCCAATAGCTATAAAGATTAAAAAGATAACCTGAGATACTTCTATCACACACCCAATAACATCTCCTGTAATCCCACCTAAGAATCGATTGATTCTTTGAGCAATAATATAGCTCATGATTAACGTAAGGA
The genomic region above belongs to Natranaerovirga hydrolytica and contains:
- a CDS encoding AIR synthase related protein; amino-acid sequence: MKKIRDVFLSPITQDDYLIITCDSCGGVGNKTMDQVKVDPFYVGYFTTAVALAENMAIGGDILSVVDTLSVALEGDGEVILSGVKQAMQKAGLSSEQLMTGSTEENIPVVQTAIGVTVIGRIKKERVNQTKSQKGDALVLIGLPKMGERLVEEEIIHKKGEIIQLLDIKKLKGMPFINEVVPVGSKGIDYEAQCIASYNQRHINYTNNALDLKASAGPATCVLVTVHIEKVNEIVLENNKLPIQVIGHLN
- a CDS encoding histidine phosphatase family protein produces the protein MDIYIVRHPETQGNVNKIIYGKSHYPYTMTGEEQVNTILGQLEKINIEKIIASPLKRTKDLAEAIAYTKDVSLECDQRLEEMGFGILENLTLGEVEKQHPKVYEHYLNHYETYTIPNGENFLDFRKRVVSFAKELANMTHSSVLIVSHGRVIKEMLEYLLNLKEGQGWDYKIKHGQLMQVVYQNGQGQLFKINDNHTKGEKNNE
- a CDS encoding ECF transporter S component, whose translation is MSKNKTNQLVYLGVLIALSFIGAQLKIQGSIAFDSMPAFLGAILISPTIGGIVGFFGHLLTSLSSGFPMTLPIHLVVAIVMAVTCFLFGYITNKLNLYIAIIIATLLNGPVALAISAYTMTLMGYEYAGMAVFTAMFVPLTIASFVNIVIAGILHSIIKSPSVRKN